A genomic segment from Candidatus Babeliales bacterium encodes:
- a CDS encoding DUF4097 family beta strand repeat-containing protein, with the protein MKNNVLIVFILSIACCNFATISAKGFFKNITSLFNSRGYEETIQQEITISPSTTVSIENPHGNIYVKTEWQQNTIALSATKHGPSVEITNGISLVESELDTVKTIKTTMPNKSKGSIDLTLIVPTNISLELITNRNNITVEDGISGNIIASTQDGIITLNNTRSTVQATAQKAGSIHVRQAEGDISAKTDKGNITITDSKKNVVAETNRGTVNVTCKELAAHDKMWIKTTSGAVMLDLPQSINANMQAKTKKGTVTCDLPITIKEKTTQLNKQVWKQFRQEVEGNFGNGNAEIKVAAQSSSIKIRKRTA; encoded by the coding sequence ATGAAAAATAATGTTCTCATTGTGTTCATATTATCTATAGCCTGCTGCAACTTCGCTACAATTTCCGCAAAAGGTTTTTTCAAAAATATCACATCACTTTTTAATAGTCGCGGTTATGAAGAAACTATACAACAAGAGATTACTATTAGCCCTTCAACAACCGTATCGATAGAAAATCCCCATGGCAATATTTATGTTAAAACAGAGTGGCAGCAAAATACGATCGCCCTTTCTGCTACCAAACATGGACCATCTGTAGAAATAACAAACGGAATCAGCCTCGTTGAATCAGAACTGGACACCGTAAAAACAATAAAAACAACTATGCCAAATAAATCAAAAGGGTCTATAGATCTTACCCTCATTGTCCCTACTAATATTTCACTTGAACTGATCACCAACCGCAATAACATTACCGTAGAAGATGGTATTAGCGGCAATATTATAGCATCTACACAAGACGGTATCATTACGCTCAATAATACCCGCTCAACCGTGCAAGCAACCGCACAAAAAGCAGGATCAATTCATGTGCGCCAAGCAGAAGGAGACATCAGTGCGAAAACAGACAAAGGAAATATCACCATCACTGATTCTAAAAAAAATGTTGTCGCTGAAACTAATCGAGGAACCGTCAACGTTACCTGCAAAGAACTTGCCGCTCATGATAAAATGTGGATAAAAACAACATCGGGTGCTGTGATGTTAGACCTACCACAATCAATCAATGCGAACATGCAAGCAAAAACAAAAAAAGGAACGGTGACCTGTGATTTACCAATCACCATCAAAGAAAAAACAACACAACTTAATAAACAAGTATGGAAGCAATTTAGACAAGAAGTAGAAGGTAATTTTGGTAACGGCAATGCTGAAATCAAAGTTGCTGCACAATCAAGTTCAATTAAAATCCGTAAACGTACCGCATGA
- a CDS encoding HD domain-containing protein, translating into MQSTKIILAIQKKLRNLLETFVSVSHLATLIHQNGGRALLVGGAVRDLLLDREVKDVDIELHGIAVDAVEPLLRQIGFVDYVGKSFGIFKVSPADEPSIDIALPRSDSGGRKPQVAVDPMMSLHDAFRRRDLTINAMGMDLYTGELIDLFGGYQDLQNKVLRAVDAEFFVQDPLRFYRVMQFVGRFEMEPDEQLNALCATMDVSTVSIERIEKEFEKLLLQSRAPSRGIRWLHRIGRLHELFPELGNLIGVVQSARWHPEGDVFEHSMQALDAAAAFTYSDADQKLTIMYAALCHDLGKVETTVIDGEFVTSYGHESVGAVLTKQLLKRITGKKNLIIVVVKLVACHMQPLQFVALKSGPAAYKRLARKLAPHATIAMLAQVARADILGRNPHKGTPLTGQTPEVDMFIQKSAELQILDKVELPVLLGRDLMPEVAPGPRLGELVKQAYEIQLNEGIVDKQELKRRVLGKKDAEKK; encoded by the coding sequence ATGCAGTCTACAAAAATTATTCTGGCGATTCAAAAGAAATTACGTAATTTGCTGGAAACCTTTGTGTCAGTATCACATCTTGCCACGTTGATTCATCAAAATGGTGGACGTGCATTATTAGTAGGTGGTGCCGTTCGGGATCTTTTGTTGGATCGTGAGGTCAAGGATGTTGATATTGAATTACATGGGATTGCGGTCGATGCAGTTGAGCCATTATTACGGCAAATTGGTTTTGTTGATTATGTGGGAAAATCATTTGGTATTTTTAAAGTATCTCCTGCAGATGAACCATCGATTGATATTGCGTTACCGCGCAGCGACAGCGGGGGACGTAAGCCGCAGGTAGCAGTTGATCCCATGATGTCTTTGCATGATGCCTTTCGCCGCAGGGACCTTACCATTAATGCGATGGGTATGGATTTATATACAGGAGAATTGATCGATTTATTTGGTGGCTATCAAGATCTGCAGAATAAAGTATTACGAGCGGTTGATGCGGAATTTTTTGTGCAAGATCCATTGCGTTTTTATCGCGTGATGCAATTTGTCGGACGATTTGAGATGGAGCCAGATGAGCAGCTGAATGCACTATGTGCAACTATGGATGTGAGCACCGTTTCTATTGAGCGCATTGAAAAAGAATTTGAAAAATTGTTGTTACAATCAAGAGCCCCTTCGCGGGGCATCCGTTGGTTGCATCGTATCGGTCGATTGCACGAGTTATTTCCAGAGCTCGGTAATTTAATTGGGGTTGTGCAAAGTGCCCGCTGGCATCCAGAGGGAGATGTGTTTGAGCATTCTATGCAGGCGCTTGATGCAGCAGCGGCATTTACGTATTCAGATGCAGACCAGAAGCTGACGATTATGTATGCAGCGTTGTGTCATGATTTGGGAAAGGTAGAAACAACAGTGATTGATGGTGAATTTGTCACCAGTTATGGCCATGAATCAGTGGGTGCGGTACTCACCAAGCAGTTATTAAAACGCATTACCGGTAAAAAAAATCTTATTATAGTTGTCGTGAAGTTGGTCGCGTGTCACATGCAGCCGTTGCAATTTGTTGCGTTAAAATCAGGTCCTGCAGCGTATAAAAGATTAGCGCGTAAGCTTGCGCCACATGCAACGATTGCTATGCTTGCACAGGTTGCACGCGCAGATATTTTGGGGCGTAATCCACATAAAGGTACGCCACTTACTGGTCAGACACCAGAAGTGGATATGTTTATACAAAAGTCTGCTGAGTTGCAGATACTTGATAAAGTGGAACTGCCTGTTCTATTAGGAAGAGATTTGATGCCAGAAGTGGCACCAGGCCCTCGCTTAGGAGAGCTTGTAAAACAAGCGTATGAAATTCAATTGAATGAAGGGATTGTGGATAAGCAGGAGTTGAAGCGGAGAGTGCTTGGGAAAAAAGATGCAGAGAAAAAATAA
- a CDS encoding biopolymer transporter ExbD has translation MRQVRRKKRAPMTMQEVVLTPLIDTALTLLVIFMVTAPIMHNGIKVELPKGQAKDDGLTSQELIVYVDKKGAFFFNDTAIKDRAVLIKQLKGAVGADTEKTVFIKADKSVSYGAVIELVDHIKVVGGINYVALATTPT, from the coding sequence ATGCGACAAGTAAGACGTAAAAAACGTGCGCCGATGACTATGCAAGAGGTGGTGTTAACGCCATTGATTGATACAGCGTTAACGCTGTTAGTGATTTTTATGGTGACCGCGCCTATCATGCACAATGGAATAAAAGTAGAATTGCCTAAAGGACAAGCAAAAGATGATGGATTGACATCCCAAGAATTGATTGTGTATGTCGATAAAAAGGGGGCATTCTTTTTTAATGATACTGCGATAAAAGATCGTGCAGTATTGATCAAGCAACTTAAAGGAGCAGTAGGAGCTGATACAGAAAAAACAGTATTTATAAAAGCTGATAAATCGGTATCATACGGGGCAGTTATAGAGTTGGTAGATCATATTAAAGTGGTTGGGGGAATCAACTATGTGGCCTTGGCGACTACGCCGACGTAA
- a CDS encoding MotA/TolQ/ExbB proton channel family protein, with product MMGNALWQLVKQSDAISIAVLLILLVMSIVCWAVFFYKYILLRTKMRDMQTALASVKQVKSVEQIMQLASLLSGTMPGYFLSKNISFLKELLQESAEANKSIALTSNQLEMVQHTIYQTADDMIQHEESYLAVLTTSVSLSPLLGLFGTIWGLVHAFIRISEQQSADIATVAPGIAEALITTLAGLMVAIPAVAMFNYFIAKIRVLDKQLGVLADKVHTVFSTLFIR from the coding sequence ATGATGGGAAATGCATTATGGCAATTGGTAAAGCAATCAGATGCCATTAGTATAGCGGTTTTGTTGATATTACTCGTGATGTCCATTGTTTGTTGGGCAGTATTTTTTTATAAATATATTTTGTTACGTACTAAAATGCGTGATATGCAAACAGCGCTTGCATCAGTGAAACAGGTTAAAAGTGTTGAGCAAATTATGCAGTTAGCATCTCTGTTATCGGGCACTATGCCTGGTTATTTTTTATCCAAAAATATTTCGTTTTTAAAAGAGTTATTACAAGAATCTGCTGAAGCTAATAAAAGCATAGCATTAACCAGCAATCAGTTGGAAATGGTGCAGCACACAATCTACCAAACTGCAGATGATATGATTCAGCATGAAGAATCATATTTAGCGGTACTGACCACCAGCGTGAGTCTTTCGCCACTGCTCGGTTTATTTGGAACTATTTGGGGATTAGTGCATGCGTTTATTCGTATCAGCGAGCAGCAAAGTGCGGATATTGCAACGGTTGCACCAGGTATAGCAGAAGCGCTTATTACGACGCTTGCTGGACTTATGGTTGCGATTCCTGCAGTAGCGATGTTCAATTATTTTATCGCAAAAATTAGAGTGTTAGATAAGCAACTTGGTGTTTTAGCAGATAAAGTACATACGGTTTTCTCTACATTATTTATTCGTTGA